The Daphnia carinata strain CSIRO-1 chromosome 2, CSIRO_AGI_Dcar_HiC_V3, whole genome shotgun sequence genome has a segment encoding these proteins:
- the LOC130686865 gene encoding caspase-1-like has product MEGVENKNELGSNGNHDETDVKFKQPGANPDFPSFAILPVDRDSEAYNMNHAKRGKAYIFNHENFNPNLDLKTRAGTSKDRDNLYVKLRELDFDVTYFNDLTFNELNTEIVKLANEDHSDHDCVLVALMSHGDDGILYAKDQQYKPEKLWSHFTSDQCPTLAGKPKLFFIQACQGDRLDAGTTMLPRITETDSPSAVAYKIPTHADFLIAYSTVPGFYSWRNTTNGSWFVQALCYVLSERGRDDDLLSLMTTVSRIVSIGFESNTPQDSNMHQRKQIPCVTSLLTRKIYFKRKTTRRI; this is encoded by the exons ATGGAAGGGGTGGAAAATAAGAATGAGTTAGGTTCCAATGGGAATCATGATGAAACTGatgttaaatttaaaca GCCTGGCGCAAATCCTGATTTTCCTAGCTTTGCCATTTTACCTGTTGATCGTGACTCAGAAGCATACAACATGAACCACGCTAAAAGGGGAAAAGCCTACATCTTCAATCATGAAAATTTCAATCCCAACCTTGATTTGAAAACACGTGCCGGAACTTCCAAAGATAGAGATAACTTGTATGTGAAGCTGAGAGAACTGGATTTTGATGTCACTTATTTCAATGATCTCACATTCAATGAACTTAATACGGAAATTGTGAAAT TGGCAAACGAGGATCACTCGGATCATGACTGTGTTCTTGTTGCCTTGATGTCCCACGGCGACGATGGCATATTATATGCCAAAGACCAACAATATAAGCCTGAAAAGTTATGGTCACATTTTACATCAGACCAGTGCCCTACCTTGGCTGGAAAGCCTAAATTGTTCTTCATTCAG GCTTGTCAGGGTGATAGATTGGATGCTGGTACAACAATGCTGCCCAGAATCACGGAAACAGACTCACCCAGCGCAGTGGCTTATAAAATACCCACTCACGCCGACTTCCTTATCGCCTATTCAACGGTTCCCG GTTTCTATTCCTGGCGCAATACAACAAATGGTTCTTGGTTTGTCCAAGCCTTATGCTACGTGCTTTCTGAGCGAGGTAGAGATGACGACCTACTCTCGCTAATGACGACTGTTTCTCGAATAGTCTCTATTGGATTCGAATCTAATACGCCTCAAGATTCCAACATGCACCAGCGCAAGCAAATTCCGTGCGTTACCAGTCTTCTAACTCGGAAGATTTATTTCAAGCGCAAAACGACTCGCCGTATTTGA
- the LOC130686852 gene encoding lysosomal alpha-mannosidase-like has protein sequence MGTNTVLKLVCFIFMVEIIHQSSARPSIRADNCGYQTCPLEKEGFINVHLVAHTHDDAGWLKTVDQYYYGARNQIQEAGVQYIIDSVVDELKDHPDRRFIYVEMAFFSRWWEEQNDATKNIVRDLVNQGRLEFINGGWCMNDEATAYYVDIIDQMSLGLIALNDTFGECGRPRIAWQIDPFGHSREQANLFAEMGYDGLFFGRLDHEDKKERTSKRTMEMIWKASNSLVNQSSLFTAVNYNLYQPPPGFCFDIYCNDEPIIDDPKSKDYNVEKRVTDFLNYCQQQANAYATDSILLTMGSDFHYQDANVWFKNMDKLIKYANARQTEGSRFNLFYSTPSCYTKALNDHAITWPTKTDDFFPYGSDSHAYWTGYFTSRPASKYMIRQASNLLQSCKQMDATLARQGATNAGDIFTMKDAMGIMQHHDAVTGTEKQHVAEDYALLLHKGVEECRKTQTSYFEKELVRGDTPLPKMSFCQLNISQCEPSETNNQFVINVYNSMSLVVDRYVRVPLPSGINFEVRDTLGNTMPSQMIPIAESIKALPGRVSTATRELVFLARYLPPLGSKSYFVLPVGSGDAETREQDNKFSISNEKVSVEIDDVTGLIKSVTVNGKTTPLKQEFLWYASKSGDNSQAEKRASGAYIFRPEGNDPSAIPSIGVKTTTYLGELVQEIHQVYNPWVSQTIRVYKGQEHVELDWVVGPIPVEDGIGKEIISRISTDIASKATFYTDANGRQTLQRVRDVRESYPYTVTEPTAANYYPVNSHIFLKDSVGNQMTVLVDRPQGGSSLHDGELELMVHRRCLYDDAFGVGEALNETAYGTGLVVRGTHYLILGDGTNSMKLTRSLSHELYKQPQISFIPSTLSFLEWSALYRTEQQSISRTLPNNVNLLTLETLAGGKYLIRLEHIYDVGEDPILSQSVTVSLEGLFPGFTIVSAEETMLGGNQFKKDSNRLIWNAASTGSKADQQMGEERIAAVLLRPMEIRSYILTLVRNS, from the exons ATGGGGACCAACACTGTCCTCAAACTagtctgttttatttttatggttgaAATCATCCACCAGTCATCGGCGAGACCATCGATACGTGCCGATAACTGTGGCTACCAG acTTGTCCTCTGGAAAAGGAAGGATTCATCAACGTTCATCTCGTAGCTC ACACACACGACGATGCTGGCTGGTTAAAAACTGTCGATCAGTACTATTATGGAG CTCGGAACCAAATTCAAGAAGCCGGAGTCCAGTACATTATTGATTCGGTGGTAGATGAACTGAAAGACCATCCTGATCGTCG ATTTATTTACGTGGAAATGGCATTTTTCTCAAGATGGTGGGAAGAGCAAAACGATGCCACCAAGAACATTGTACGAGACTTGGTAAATCAAGGTCGATTGGAGTTCATCAACGGTGGCTGGTGCATGAATGATGAAGCCACAGCTTATTACGTGGACATCATTGATCAAATGTCTCTTGGCTTGAT TGCTCTGAACGATACTTTTGGTGAATGTGGACGTCCCCGGATCGCCTGGCAGATAGATCCTTTCGGCCATTCAAGGGAACAGGCCAACCTGTTTGCTGAAATG GGTTATGATGGATTGTTCTTTGGACGACTGGATCACGAAGACAAAAAAGAGCGAACATCCAAAAGGACCATGGAAATGATTTGGAAAGCGAGTAACTCTCTAG TCAATCAAAGCTCGTTGTTTACTGCCGTGAATTACAACTTGTACCAGCCACCGCCTGGTTTCTGTTTTGATATTTACTGCAACGACGAACCAATTATTGATGATCCTAAATCCAAAGATTACAACGTCGAAAAGAGG GTTACCGACTTTCTCAACTACTGCCAACAACAAGCCAATGCGTATGCCACAGATTCTATCCTTTTGACAATGGGAAGCGATTTTCATTACCAAGATGCTAACGTTTGGTTTAAGAACATGGATAAGCTTATCAA GTACGCGAACGCTCGTCAGACGGAAGGCAGCCGCTTTAACCTGTTCTACTCGACTCCAAGCTGTTACACGAAGGCGTTAAACGATCACGCAATCACATGGCCAACCAAGACGGACGACTTTTTCCCGTATGGCAGTGATTCGCACGCTTATTGGACCGGATATTTCACATCTCGTCCAGCTTCTAAATACATGATTCGACAAGCCAGCAACCTTTTGCAA AGTTGCAAACAAATGGATGCCACTCTAGCTAGGCAAGGTGCTACCAATGCAGGTGATATTTTCACGATGAAAGACGCCATGGGAATCATGCAACATCACGACGCTGTGACGGGCACTGAGAAGCAACACGTCGCCGAAGACTACGCCCTCCTACTTCATAAGGGAGTCGAGGAATGTCGAAAAACACAGACTTCCTATTTCGA AAAGGAGCTTGTGCGTGGTGATACACCGCTTCCAAAAATGTCCTTCTGCCAACTAAACATTAGCCAATGCGAGCCATCAGAGACGAACAATCAATTCGTAATTAACGTCTACAATTCTATGTCACTTGTAGTTGACAGATACGTACGTGTTCCACTGCCCTCCGGAATCAATTTCGAAGTTCGCGATACGTTAG GGAATACTATGCCATCGCAAATGATTCCAATTGCGGAATCCATCAAAGCTCTTCCGGGTAGAGTAAGCACCGCTACACGAGAACTCGTTTTCCTCGCTAGATATTTACCTCCACTTGGAAGCAAATCTTATTTCGTCCTACCAGTGGGCAGTGGTGATGCTGAAACAAGAGAACAAGAcaacaaattttccatttctaacGAG AAAGTCAGCGTAGAAATCGACGATGTAACTGGGCTTATCAAATCCGTAACAGTCAACGGCAAAACGACTCCACTCAAGCAAGAATTCTTGTGGTACGCTAGTAAAAGTGGAGACAATTCACAAGCTGAGAAACGTGCATCCGGCGCTTATATTTTCCGCCCGGAAGGCAATGATCCATCGGCAATTCCCAGTATCGGTGTCAAAACTACAACATACTTGg GTGAACTCGTCCAGGAAATCCATCAAGTTTATAATCCCTGGGTGTCTCAGACTATTCGCGTATACAAAGGGCAAGAACATGTTGAACTGGATTGGGTTGTTGGGCCTATTCCTGTTGA GGATGGAATCGGAAAGGAGATTATCAGCCGCATTTCGACTGACATAGCCAGTAAAGCAACTTTCTACACCGATGCAAATGGACGTCAAACTCTCCAACGAGTTCGTGACGTTCGTGAATCCTATCCTTACACCGTTACCGAGCCAACAGCAGCCAATTACTATCCTGTTAATTCTCACATCTTCCTTAAAGATTCAGTCGGCAATCAAATGACCGTGTTGGTCGATCGGCCACAAGGCGGGTCTAGTCTTCACGATGGAGAGCTAG AATTAATGGTGCATCGACGTTGCCTATATGATGACGCTTTCGGTGTGGGAGAGGCACTGAACGAAACGGCTTACGGCACGGGTTTGGTTGTACGCGGTACCCATTACCTAATTCTTGGAGACGGTACAAATTCGATGAAATTGACGCGTTCGCTGAGTCACGAGCTCTACAAGCAGcctcaaatttcatttatcCCTTCAACGCTTTCTTTTCTCGAATGGTCAGCTCTCTACAGAACGGAG CAACAATCGATCAGCCGAACTTTACCAAACAATGTTAACTTGTTGACATTGGAAACGCTAGCTGGAGGTAAATATTTGATAAGATTGGAGCACATTTACGATGTTGGTGAGGACCCCATTTTGTCACAGTCTGTCACCGTATCACTCGAG GGTTTGTTTCCTGGCTTTACCATTGTATCGGCGGAAGAGACTATGCTGGGCGGTAATCAGTTCAAGAAGGATTCCAACAGGTTGATTTGGAACGCTGCATCCACTGGAAGCAAGGCCGACCAGCAAATGGGGGAGGAGCGTATTGCGGCTGTGCTACTCCGTCCAATGGAAATTCGCTCGTATATACTTACTTTGGTTCGCAACAGTTAG
- the LOC130686857 gene encoding aldehyde dehydrogenase 1A1-like — protein sequence MAPEIKFTKLFINGQFVDSQSGKTFPVVNPSTGKVICQVSEGDKADIDLAVDAANEAFKLGSKWRTMDASGRGRMMEKLAGLMERDMHYLAQLETYNNGKPLKDAVFDIYGAIYALKYYAGWADKIHGQSIPADGNVFVVTRKEPVGVAGQIIPWNFPILMLAWKWGPALATGCTVVMKPAEQTPLTALYMAHLTIEAGFPPGVINVVNGFGATAGAALASHEHVQKIAFTGSTAVGKLIMEAAAKSNLKRVSLELGGKSPIVVFPDVDLDKAVQTCHAAVFANMGQCCCAGTRTFVHESIYDQFVEKATELARKRKLGDPFGEVDQGPQVSELQFNRIMALIEAGKKEGAGLKVGGQQHGTEGYFIEPTVFVDVQDDMRIAKEEIFGPVQQIMKFSTMEEVIKRANDTHYGLAAGILTNDINRALTFSQAVNAGTVWVNCFLHVTAQAPFGGFKQSGIGREMGEEGLHSYLEMKTVTISMSKF from the exons ATGGCTCCagaaattaaatttacaaaa CTGTTCATAAATGGACAGTTTGTTGATTCACAAAGTGGGAAGACCTTCCCAGTTGTCAACCCATCAACAGGCAAAGTTATCTGTCAAGTCAGTGAAGGTGATAAG GCTGACATTGACCTAGCTGTTGATGCTGCAAATGAGGCATTTAAGTTGGGCTCAAAATGGAGAACCATGGATGCATCAGGACGAGGCCGCATGATGgaaaag TTAGCTGGACTCATGGAAAGGGATATGCATTACTTGGCACAGTTGGAAACTTATAACAACGGCAAACCCTTGAAAGATGCTGTGTTTGATATTTATGGTGCAATTTATGCTCTCAAGTACTATGCAGGATGGGCAGACAAGATCCATGGCCAGAGTATACCAGCAG ATGGAAATGTGTTTGTGGTGACGCGAAAGGAACCGGTTGGTGTGGCTGGGCAAATCATACCTTGG aACTTTCCAATTCTCATGCTTGCTTGGAAGTGGGGCCCTGCTCTTGCTACTGGATGTACTGTCGTTATGAAACCGGCAGAGCAAACGCCATTGACTGCCCTCTATATGGCTCATTTAACTATCGAA gcCGGATTTCCCCCTGGAGTAATCAACGTTGTGAATGGTTTTGGAGCTACTGCCGGAGCGGCCTTGGCTTCACATGAACATGTTCAAAAGATTGCCTTCACAGGTTCTACTGCA GTTGGTAAACTAATCATGGAAGCTGCAGCAAAGAGTAATCTGAAACGTGTCAGTTTGGAACTGGGAGGGAAGTCCCCAATCGTCGTGTTCCCGGATGTCGATC TGGATAAAGCGGTGCAGACCTGTCACGCTGCAGTCTTTGCCAACATGGGACAAT GTTGCTGTGCCGGCACGCGTACGTTCGTTCACGAATCCATATATGACCAGTTTGTAGAGAAAGCTACCGAGCTGGCACGCAAGCGAAAGTTGGGTGACCCGTTCGGGGAAGTTGACCAAGGACCTCAG GTCAGCGAGCTGCAATTCAACAGAATCATGGCACTAATTGAAGCTGGAAAGAAGGAAGGAGCTGGCCTTAAAGTTGGTGGACAGCAGCATGGAACCGAAGGGTATTTCATTGAGCCCACGGTGTTTGTAGATGTCCAGGATGACATGAGGATTGCTAAAGAAGAG atTTTTGGACCTGTCCAACAAATTATGAAGTTTAGCACCATGGAAGAAGTTATCAAGCGCGCAAACGACACGCACTATGGATTAGCTGCAGGCATTTTAACCAACGACATCAACAGAGCTCTGACGTTTTCGCAGGCCGTAAACGCTGGAACTGTTTG GGTTAATTGTTTCCTTCACGTTACGGCACAAGCCCCATTCGGTGGATTTAAACAGTCAGGAATTGGTCGCGAAAT GGGTGAAGAAGGCCTTCATAGCTATCTTGAGATGAAGACGGTGACCATCTCGATGAGCAAATTCTAA
- the LOC130686867 gene encoding tol-Pal system protein TolA-like codes for MRLSVLIVVLLVGVTVLEAGPIPQNKRAKWKPKAIRDKEAAEAKAAEEAAAKATEESAKVAATTEEAKKAEEVKAVETTAQNVQADQVITKAVSEAPATVLADDDASSKVCHPESEKKSTKTEVEEKSEQVAAVVVAEAAIVVEEPTVVVADEPAATESAVVADEIVVVNEAPAVLIADEPATIVVDEPAVVKVEESGPAV; via the exons ATGCGTTTATCG GTTCTGATTGTTGTTCTCCTCGTCGGCGTGACAGTGCTGGAGGCCGGACCAATCCCTCAAAACAAACGCGCTAAG TGGAAGCCTAAGGCCATTCGTGATAAAGAAGCAGCCGAGGCTAAGGCCGCCGAAGAGGCCGCGGCCAAAGCAACTGAGGAATCAGCCAAAGTAGCAGCCACAACCGAAGAGGCCAAAAAGGCTGAAGAAGTCAAAGCGGTGGAAACAACGGCGCAAAATGTCCAAGCGGATCAAGTGATAACCAAAGCCGTTTCCGAAGCTCCGGCCACCGTCCTGGCTGACGACGATGCGTCCAGCAAAGTGTGCCATCctgaaagtgaaaagaaatctACAAAGACAGAGGTCGAAGAAAAATCTGAGCAGGTTGCAGCCGTCGTAGTAGCTGAAGCTGCCATCGTCGTAGAGGAACCCACCGTTGTTGTTGCGGATGAACCTGCGGCCACTGAATCTGCAGTTGTTGCAGACGAAATAGTTGTTGTAAACGAAGCACCCGCCGTATTGATAGCGGATGAACCTGCTACTATCGTTGTAGACGAACCTGCTGTTGTCAAGGTAGAAGAATCAGGTCCCGCCGTATAA
- the LOC130686858 gene encoding uncharacterized protein LOC130686858: MAVQQLILIALIGAVIVNGFPVQSPQAGTEDERLNYEKYVRQLEKKHKFAYNDIDQPWQPISADDSVENDSHEIVLQVDAFVSAKPVVRDTKHQTSESPVVAADEAVVPVTEAQSQVVTLTNVEDAVAEDTTTQEKILADPIDNAVPATTTQEKLLADAEDDGLSVTTTHEKLLADVEDDGLSVTTTHEKLLADVEDDGLSVTATHEKLLADEVLGQSETATEQDVATISPVNEPVEDSTALPVLKVALIEESLVKVAQAEESEISEGSGQPLTDFTNDEGSGVAEIVTADASEGSGSADELVKEIQTTIQPEISNDEVATETESTLLLNNDGLADDETDLAITTEAADTKVAAIVEQQLDEKEVKPTDSPSADEAEHTEVQPSLPIKIAQVDDSIEAVTTDSSIAISDVRLDSTTKASAEPEESTTLVNIILKDEILADEATQEITTEQPDSHPLSTQSGF; this comes from the exons ATGGCCGTTCAACAg TTGATTTTGATCGCTCTCATTGGCGCTGTCATTGTAAATGGATTTCCAGTTCAATCTCCACAAGCTGGAACTGAG GACGAGCGATTGAATTACGAAAAATACGTTCGGCAATTGGAGAAGAAACACAAATTTGCTTACAACGATATCGACCAACCTTGGCAGCCGATTTCAGCTGACGACTCCGTGGAGAATGACAGCCATGAAATCGTCCTGCAAGTAGATGCTTTCGTCTCCGCCAAACCGGTAGTGAGAGACACGAAACATCAGACGTCAGAATCACCCGTCGTTGCGGCAGATGAAGCAGTCGTTCCAGTAACTGAGGCACAGAGTCAAGTTGTGACGTTGACGAACGTCGAGGACGCTGTCGCCGAAGACACTACGACGCAAGAGAAAATCTTGGCCGATCCAATTGACAACGCCGTGCCAGCCACTACGACGCAAGAAAAACTGTTGGCCGATGCTGAAGACGATGGCCTTTCAGTGACTACAACGCACGAGAAACTGTTGGCCGATGTTGAAGACGATGGCCTTTCAGTGACTACAACGCACGAGAAACTGTTGGCCGATGTTGAAGACGATGGCCTTTCAGTGACTGCAACGCACGAGAAACTGTTGGCCGATGAAGTCTTGGGTCAAAGTGAAACAGCCACTGAACAAGACGTCGCCACCATTAGCCCTGTCAACGAGCCGGTGGAAGACAGCACGGCATTGCCCGTTCTCAAAGTCGCTTTGATCGAAGAATCATTGGTCAAGGTGGCCCAAGCTGAAGAGTCTGAAATTAGCGAAGGATCTGGCCAGCCCTTAACCGATTTCACAAACGACGAAGGTTCTGGTGTCGCTGAAATTGTCACAGCTGATGCCTCTGAAGGCTCTGGCTCAGCCGACGAGTTGGTCAAAGAAATTCAGACGACCATCCAACCGGAAATTTCCAATGACGAAGTAGCCACAGAGACCGAATCCACCTTGCTTTTGAATAACGACGGCCTTGCTGATGACGAAACAGATTTGGCAATCACCACAGAAGCAGCAGACACCAAAGTGGCTGCAATTGTAGAACAACAGCTTGACGAGAAAGAGGTCAAGCCCACAGACAGCCCATCTGCAGATGAG GCCGAACACACGGAGGTCCAGCCAAGCTTGCCGATAAAAATCGCTCAAGTGGACGATTCTATTGAAGCG GTGACGACCGATTCCTCTATTGCAATCAGTGACGTCCGACTGGATTCGACCACAAAAGCttcg GCGGAACCGGAAGAGAGCACCACATTGGTCAACATTATCTTGAAGGATGAAATTTTAGCCGATGAGGCGACACAAGAAATTACAACTGAGCAGCCAGATAGTCACCCACTAAGCACCCAGTCTGGTTTTTAG
- the LOC130686856 gene encoding substance-K receptor-like produces MIVFSGPTIAPSRSVLEWSRLGNPSQESLWVVDHPERAIKPVDLAKQKQVNLSDLANITLDILCRLQLLYHTNKTDGEWVWELSDVNISDIVDVLGLDGYVALSDVIVLPLWFKVSMTALFVGCLIWATISNVRMLIAIGIRRSSWSKTNVLIGALALSDLLTVSTTTPTEISSVIHDLNIWDFGRLGCVSFPFLQSAAILSNALILCLIAYDRYVCVVKMQPHTMKAKPGWPIVGCIIAVWIVSIGIALPSFWIWRVYYFILVDDIPDPEIGMDFCSVFPSCNSNTNLGPKIYPAYHVMLCGAIFVPLFLLFVVLYGRIGHFLWVRSPIGTGDSSNLHLARKKRIAWALFWLVFWFFFCRMPNWIFVMVTMFVDEENTSGLSMLKSTLVFLSVLNTVVNPWLYSQLNEPLKKTMNNCSEKLCGQIRNLSCCGIERKIGLCDEQQQHHSSQELERRGSHQLEPIVVMEEPGIIRPQANELAIFTVHKLVHAEVTQSTSKNGNKTRQTFLE; encoded by the exons ATGATTGTGTTCAGTGGACCGACAATTGCTCCGAGCCGAAGCGTCCTGGAGTGGTCACGCTTAGGGAATCCTTCGCAAGAATCTTTGTGGGTCGTCGATCATCCGGAGAGGGCAATCAAGCCGGTTGATTtggccaaacaaaaacaagtgaattTGTCTGATTTAGCAAATATCACCCTCGACATATTATGTCGGCTGCAATTGCTCTATCATACCAACAAAACGGATGGCGAATGG GTTTGGGAATTGTCCGATGTCAACATCAGCGATATTGTCGACGTACTCGGACTTGATGGCTATGTGGCACTCAGTGACGTCATTGTGCTTCCCTTATGGTTTAAAGTTTCGATGACGGCGCTCTTTGTCGGGTGCTTGATTTGGGCCACTATCAGCAACGTGCGCATGCTCATCGCCATTGGCATTCGCAG ATCGTCGTGGTCGAAAACCAATGTCCTTATTGGAGCTCTAGCTCTAAGTGATTTGTTGACTGTCAGCACAACCACGCCGACCGAAATATCTTCCGTTATTCATGATCTAAATATTTGG GATTTTGGACGGCTCGGTTGTGTCAGCTTCCCATTTTTGCAAAGCGCCGCTATCTTGAGTAATGCACTCATTTTGTGTCTGATTGCATATGACCGTTACGTTTGTGTGGTCAAGATGCAACCACACACGATGAAAGCCAAACCTGGCTGGCCTATTGTGGGCTGCATCATAGCTGTTTGGATCGTTTCGATTG GTATCGCATTACCTTCCTTTTGGATTTGGCGCGTTTACTATTTCATCTTAGTTGATGACATTCCTGACCCTGAAATTGGAATGGATTTTTGCAGCGTCTTTCCTTCTTGCAACAGCAACACCAACTTGGGTCCGAAAATCTATCCCGCCTATCATGTT ATGTTGTGCGGGGCAATTTTCGTTCCATTATTTCTACTCTTTGTGG TACTTTATGGCAGAatcggccattttctttgggTTCGCTCGCCTATAGGGACAGGGGATTCTTCCAACCTCCATCTTGCCAGGAAGAAACGGATAGCCTGGGCACTTTTCTGGCTGGTATTCTGgttcttcttttgtcgaaTGCCCAACTGGATTTTCGTTATGGTTACGATGTTCGTAGACGAAGAAAACACTAGTGGATTGTCCATGCTTAAAAGCACGCTGGTATTTCTTTCGGTATTGAATACTGTTGTCAATCCATGGCTCTATTCTCAGCTCAACGAACCACTGAAAAAAACTATGAACAACTGCAGCGAGAAGCTATGTGGGCAAATCCGGAATTTGTCTTGCTGTGGGATTGAGAGGAAAATCGGTCTCTGTGatgaacaacaacagcatcaCTCATCACAAGAACTGGAACGCCGTGGGTCTCATCAACTTGAACCCATTGTCGTAATGGAAGAACCGGGCATTATACGCCCACAAGCCAACGAGTTAGCCATCTTTACCGTCCACAAACTGGTTCATGCCGAGGTGACACAGTCGACCTCTAAGAACGGCAATAAAACCCGCCAAACTTTTTtggaatga